The following are from one region of the Oncorhynchus nerka isolate Pitt River linkage group LG8, Oner_Uvic_2.0, whole genome shotgun sequence genome:
- the smo gene encoding protein smoothened: MSSRGWSSIVGGLGMLCVWAASFLVTHAVTVQRNETIFNDFCKKTTTCEVLKYNTCLGSPLPYTHTSLALAEDSSTQDEAFEKLAMWSGLRNAPRCWAVIQPLLCAVYMPKCDNGQVELPSQHLCQATRRPCSIVDQERGWPNFLKCEETDKYPMGCTNEVQKLKFNTSGHCEAPLVKTDVQASWYKDVEGCGIQCNNPLFTDEEHSDMHAYIAVFGTVTLLCTFFTLATFLADWKNSNRYPAVILFYINTCFFMGSIGWLAQFMDGARKEIVCKSDNTMRLGEPSSTETLSCVIIFSLVYYSLMSGVIWFVMLTYAWHTSFKALGTTHQPLSGKTSYFHMVTWSVPFILTVAILATAEVDGDSVSGICFVGYKNYRYRAGFVLAPIGVVLVIGGYFLIRGVMTLFSIKSNHPGLLSEKAASKINETMLRLGIFGFLAFGFVLITFGCHFYDFFNQAEWEKSFREYVLCEANVTIAHQTNKPIPECTIKNRPSLLVEKINLFSMFGTGIAMSTWVWTKATILIWKRTWCKVIGRSDDEPKRIKKSKMIAKAFSKRKELHKDPEKELSFSMHTVSHDGPVAGINFDLNGEPSNEMSSAWAQHVTKMVARRGAILPQDISVTPTGTPVPPPEERNKLWMVEAEISPEMMKRKKKRKKRKKEARPLEELAEHQGYRQREFGTSSVPRLPKLPGHRSLVANLRQHQEAEDVLPGSYPEFRPSHPLPYQERYGGALGASSSQMSRYPDLNPLSLSDLPEDLGLGPRCRPQQPPLSFWQPNGAFHYSGEVVPMAGLSGRTDHVGRSQGGQRRAEWGQIHSRTNLMEAELMDADSDF; the protein is encoded by the exons ATGTCTTCCCGTGGATGGAGTTCCATTGTTGGTGGGTTGGGGATGCTTTGCGTTTGGGCTGCCTCCTTTCTGGTTACTCATGCGGTAACGGTACAGAGAAACGAAACCATTTTCAATGATTTCTGCAAgaaaactacaacatgtgaagtgcttAAATATAATACATGTCTTGGGTCCCCACTACCGTACACGCACACGTCTCTTGCCTTGGCTGAAGACTCAAGTACCCAAGACGAAGCATTTGAGAAGTTGGCCATGTGGTCTG GTCTGAGGAACGCCCCTCGCTGCTGGGCGGTCATCCAGCCCCTGCTGTGTGCCGTCTACATGCCCAAGTGTGACAACGGGCAGGTGGAGCTTCCCAGCCAGCACCTGTGCCAGGCTACGCGTCGCCCCTGCAGCATCGTGGACCAGGAGAGGGGGTGGCCCAACTTCCTCAAGTGTGAGGAGACGGACAAGTACCCCATGGGCTGCACG AACGAGGTGCAGAAGCTGAAGTTCAACACGTCGGGACACTGCGAAGCCCCCCTGGTGAAGACAGACGTTCAGGCCAGCTGGTACAAAGATGTGGAGGGCTGCGGCATCCAGTGCAACAACCCCCTGTTCACCGACGAGGAGCACTCGGACATGCACGCCTACATCGCTGTGTTCGGCACCGTCACCCTGCTCTGCACCTTTTTCACTCTG GCCACTTTTCTGGCGGACTGGAAGAATTCCAACCGTTACCCCGCCGTCATCCTCTTCTACATCAATACCTGTTTCTTCATGGGCAGTATCGGCTGGCTGGCTCAGTTCATGGATGGAGCTCGCAAAGAGATCGTGTGTAAGAGTGACAACACCATGCGTTTAGGGGAGCCCTC gtCTACCGAGACTCTGTCGTGTGTCATCATCTTCAGCCTCGTCTACTACTCCCTGATGTCTGGGGTGATCTGGTTTGTCATGCTGACCTACGCCTGGCACACGTCCTTCAAGGCCCTGGGCACCACCCACCAGCCCCTGTCGGGCAAGACCTCATACTTCCACATGGTCACATGGTCCGTCCCCTTCATCCTCACTGTGGCTATTCTAGCCACCGCTGAG GTGGACGGAGACTCTGTCAGTGGGATCTGTTTCGTGGGCTATAAGAACTACCGCTACCGTGCTGGCTTTGTATTGGCTCCCATTGGAGTTGTGCTTGTCATTGGTGGCTATTTCCTCATACGAG GAGTCATGACGTTGTTCTCCATCAAGAGTAACCACCCGGGTCTTCTGAGTGAGAAGGCAGCGAGCAAAATCAACGAAACAATGCTAAGACTTG GTATATTTGGGTTCCTGGCGTTTGGCTTTGTCTTAATCACGTTTGGCTGCCACTTCTATGACTTCTTCAACCAGGCTGAGTGGGAGAAGAGCTTCAGAGAATATGTGTT GTGCGAGGCCAATGTGACGATCGCTCATCAGACCAACAAGCCGATCCCAGAATGTACTATCAAGAACCGTCCCAGTCTACTGGTGGAAAAGATTAATCTGTTCTCTATGTTCGGCACGGGCATCGCCATGAGCACCTGGGTGTGGACCAAGGCCACGATCCTCATCTGGAAACGCACCTGGTGCAA GGTTATCGGCCGTAGCGACGATGAGCCCAAGAGGATAAAGAAGAGCAAGATGATAGCCAAGGCCTTCTCCAAGCGCAAGGAGCTCCACAAAGACCCGGAGAAGGAGCTGTCCTTCAGCATGCACACTGTCTCTCATGACGGGCCAGTAG CTGGCATCAACTTTGACCTGAACGGGGAGCCATCCAACGAGATGTCTTCAGCCTGGGCCCAGCATGTGACCAAGATGGTGGCCAGGAGGGGCGCCATTCTACCGCAGGACATCTCTGTCACCCCTACAGGGACACCTG TTCCACCGCCAGAGGAGAGGAACAAGCTGTGGATGGTGGAGGCGGAGATCTCCCCTGAGATgatgaagaggaagaagaagaggaagaagaggaagaaggaggcGCGTCCTCTGGAGGAGCTGGCCGAACACCAGGGCTACCGTCAGCGAGAGTTTGGCACCAGCTCGGTGCCACGGCTACCCAAGCTGCCCGGCCACAGGAGCCTGGTGGCCAATCTGAGGCAGCACCAGGAGGCTGAGGACGTCCTTCCAGGCTCTTACCCTGAGTTTAGGCCCTCTCATCCCCTGCCCTACCAGGAGAGGTACGGAGGAGCCCTGGGGGCCTCCTCTAGCCAGATGAGCAGgtaccctgacctcaaccccctcTCCCTCAGCGACCTGCCAGAGGACCTCGGCCTGGGGCCTCGCTGCCGCCCCcaacaaccacccctctccttctggcAGCCCAATGGAGCGTTCCACTACTCCGGGGAGGTGGTGCCTATGGCAGGGCTGTCTGGGAGGACAGACCACGTGGGGAGGTCGCAGGGGGGTCAAAGGAGGGCGGAGTGGGGGCAGATCCACTCTAGAACCAACCTGATGGAGGCGGAGCTTATGGATGCTGACTCTGACTTCTGA